A section of the Clostridia bacterium genome encodes:
- a CDS encoding hydrogenase iron-sulfur subunit, with translation MTEQQFEPRIVGFLCNWCSYAGADLAGISRLQYPPNLRVIRVMCSGRVEPAFVFKALSEGADGVLIAGCHPGDCHYNHGNYNTLRRFPLMMRVLEQLGVERDRVRLEWVSAAEGNIFAQVVTDMTEKVRALGPFRAAGKEVSAGGEA, from the coding sequence ATGACAGAACAGCAATTCGAACCAAGAATTGTCGGGTTCCTGTGCAACTGGTGCAGCTATGCGGGTGCTGACCTGGCAGGCATTAGCCGGCTGCAGTACCCGCCCAACCTGCGGGTAATTCGGGTAATGTGTTCGGGAAGGGTCGAGCCTGCGTTCGTATTTAAAGCTTTGAGCGAAGGAGCCGATGGCGTGCTTATTGCTGGCTGTCACCCAGGGGATTGCCATTATAACCACGGCAACTACAATACCCTCAGGCGCTTTCCCTTAATGATGAGAGTGCTTGAGCAGCTGGGTGTAGAAAGAGATCGGGTACGGTTAGAGTGGGTGTCGGCAGCTGAGGGCAATATCTTTGCTCAGGTAGTTACAGACATGACCGAGAAGGTAAGAGCCCTCGGTCCATTTCGCGCTGCCGGCAAGGAGGTGAGCGCCGGTGGCGAAGCTTAA
- a CDS encoding FAD-dependent oxidoreductase — translation MATEANGQVGAVLVIGGGIAGIQASLDLAESGYYVYLVERSPSIGGVMTQLDKTFPTNDCAMCILAPKLVECGRHLNIETITYADVVKVEGEPGNFSVSIRKRSRYIDPTKCTGCAQCAEVCPVEVPSEFDEGQVMRKAIYRPFPQAFPNVFAIEKYNQKRPCSLTCPAGCHVQGYVALIGQGKYREALELIMRHIPIPGIIGRICPHPCEDKCKRTYIENPISIAGLKRFAADQVGQLPVPEIEYRQEKVAIIGSGPAGLSCAYYLALEGYRSTIFEALPVAGGMLAVGIPAYRLPREVLNREIEYITRLGAEIRTNTPLGPDLTIDDLFAQGYKAVFLGLGAHRSQKLNIPGEEAEGVCHGVDFLRELNLGRPVTVGKKVAVIGGGNVAIDAARSAVRLGAEEVTILYRRTKKEMPAAEEEIEAALEEGIKIEYLVAPVEVLTDNGKVCGLRLVRMQLGALDASGRRRPVAIPDSEFEVVVDMVIPAIGQASQLDCLENSGIDIAKGTIVVDPVTKATSRPGVFAGGDAVTGPSIAIEAVAAGREAAISIARYLRGEDLLANRPLSKPDLKLEPDLDELPLWRPKQAREVMPALPVEKAKTGFDEVNLGFSEEAARREAKRCLSCGTCSECLQCIEACKAKAIDHEMQDELLEVNVGAIVLCPGFDEFDPSLLVPYGYRKYKNVVSSIEFERILSASGPYQGELCRPSDRKHPHKVAWIQCIGSRDEKIGCGYCSSVCCTYAIKEAIIAKEHAAEPMDATIFFMDMRTYGKDFDKYYARAQEEHKINFVRSKVYEVEELPDQSLLVKYTTEDGQVAQEQFDLVVLSVGLRPSHGSHQLADLLGIQLNHYDFCATETFNPVETSRPGVFVCGAFSGPKDIPETVMQASAAAGSASAMLAPVRKTLTKEKTYPPEIDVRGQEPRIGVFVCHCGINIGGVVDVPAVKEYAATLPDVVFADENLYTCSQDTQEKIKEKIKEYNLNRVVVASCSPRTHEPMFQETIKEAGLNRYLFEMANIRDQCSWVHMHEKEAATAKAKDLVRSAVAKARLIEPLSQLAVGLTRKALVVGGGVAGLTSALTLSQQGYEVVLVERTSELGGQARHIYYTVEGDDVQAYLKGLIQAVKKDPRITVLMETEIADVSGFVGNYKTVLKNRCTGLTHEIEHGVAIIATGGMEYQPQEYLYGQHPQVLTGRELERRIATADPNLSKLKDIVMIQCVGSRDEERPYCSRICCTQSIKNALALKQINPDLNIYILYRDIRTYGFKEDYYRQARDQGVVFLRYEPDHKPQLTADASSGRIKVSLQDQILGQPLIIEADMVALATAIIPADGRHELAQFFKVPLNEDGFFLEAHVKLRPVDFATDGVFLAGLAHSPKSISESIAQAKAAASRATTVLVKDQITAEGIVASIDENLCAGCKVCVGICSYNAITFDPEREVAVVNEALCKGCGTCSAACPSGANTARGFKTEQIMNQIEALLSA, via the coding sequence GTGGCTACAGAAGCCAATGGCCAAGTAGGAGCAGTCTTGGTTATAGGAGGTGGCATTGCCGGGATCCAGGCTTCTCTAGACTTGGCCGAATCAGGATACTACGTTTACTTAGTAGAGAGGTCACCCTCCATCGGTGGAGTTATGACTCAGCTGGATAAAACCTTTCCCACCAACGATTGCGCTATGTGCATACTGGCGCCCAAGTTAGTTGAATGTGGCCGTCATCTAAATATTGAAACCATTACCTATGCTGATGTTGTAAAGGTAGAAGGCGAACCAGGAAACTTCAGCGTTAGTATCCGTAAACGCTCCCGTTACATTGACCCTACCAAGTGTACCGGTTGTGCGCAATGTGCGGAAGTCTGCCCGGTGGAAGTACCTAGTGAATTTGACGAGGGCCAGGTTATGCGCAAGGCTATCTACCGCCCTTTCCCGCAGGCCTTTCCTAATGTGTTTGCTATTGAAAAATATAACCAGAAGCGGCCCTGCAGCCTCACTTGTCCGGCCGGATGCCACGTTCAGGGATACGTAGCTTTGATTGGGCAAGGAAAGTATAGGGAAGCGCTAGAACTAATCATGCGCCATATTCCTATTCCGGGCATAATTGGGCGGATTTGCCCTCACCCTTGTGAGGATAAGTGTAAGCGTACCTATATCGAGAACCCGATTTCTATTGCTGGCCTTAAGCGCTTTGCGGCTGACCAGGTAGGCCAGCTTCCAGTTCCAGAGATCGAGTACCGTCAAGAAAAAGTAGCTATTATCGGCTCTGGTCCGGCAGGCCTCAGTTGCGCGTATTACTTGGCCTTAGAAGGTTACCGGTCCACCATCTTTGAGGCTTTGCCGGTAGCTGGTGGTATGCTGGCGGTGGGGATACCTGCCTACCGACTGCCCCGGGAAGTCCTGAATCGGGAGATAGAGTATATTACCAGATTAGGAGCTGAGATCAGGACCAATACCCCGCTCGGGCCCGATCTCACCATTGACGATTTATTTGCCCAAGGGTATAAAGCTGTCTTTCTGGGGTTGGGGGCCCACCGCAGCCAGAAGCTCAACATTCCCGGTGAGGAAGCAGAGGGCGTATGCCACGGGGTTGATTTTTTGCGCGAGCTTAACTTGGGGAGACCAGTTACTGTAGGTAAAAAGGTTGCTGTTATCGGTGGCGGCAACGTAGCCATCGATGCGGCTAGATCAGCAGTTCGCTTAGGAGCAGAGGAAGTAACCATCCTTTACCGGCGTACCAAAAAGGAGATGCCAGCCGCTGAGGAAGAAATTGAAGCGGCCTTGGAGGAAGGCATTAAGATTGAATACTTGGTGGCCCCGGTGGAGGTATTAACTGACAACGGCAAAGTGTGTGGCCTGCGCCTTGTTCGCATGCAATTAGGAGCCCTCGATGCCTCTGGTCGCCGTCGGCCGGTTGCTATACCCGATTCTGAATTTGAAGTAGTTGTAGATATGGTAATTCCAGCCATCGGCCAGGCTTCCCAGTTGGATTGTCTTGAGAATAGTGGTATCGATATAGCTAAAGGGACCATAGTAGTCGATCCAGTTACCAAAGCTACTTCTCGGCCTGGGGTTTTTGCTGGCGGCGATGCTGTGACCGGGCCATCCATAGCTATAGAGGCGGTAGCGGCGGGAAGAGAGGCAGCCATTTCTATTGCGCGCTACCTACGAGGGGAGGACCTATTGGCCAACCGGCCCTTGTCCAAGCCAGATTTGAAGCTGGAACCGGATTTGGATGAGCTGCCTTTATGGCGTCCCAAGCAAGCCCGGGAAGTCATGCCTGCGCTTCCGGTAGAAAAGGCCAAGACGGGCTTTGATGAAGTCAATCTTGGTTTTAGCGAAGAAGCAGCTCGCCGAGAGGCGAAAAGGTGCCTAAGCTGTGGTACCTGTTCTGAATGCCTGCAGTGCATTGAAGCTTGCAAGGCCAAAGCTATTGACCATGAGATGCAAGATGAGTTGCTGGAGGTCAATGTGGGGGCCATAGTGCTATGTCCAGGCTTTGATGAGTTTGACCCTAGTCTACTTGTTCCTTATGGCTACCGCAAGTACAAAAACGTGGTTTCCAGCATTGAGTTCGAACGGATACTGAGCGCTTCTGGTCCATACCAAGGAGAGCTATGTCGCCCTTCGGATCGCAAACACCCTCATAAGGTGGCGTGGATCCAATGCATTGGTTCACGAGATGAAAAGATAGGATGCGGTTATTGCTCCTCGGTATGCTGCACTTACGCCATAAAAGAGGCCATAATTGCTAAGGAACATGCTGCTGAACCAATGGATGCCACTATCTTCTTTATGGATATGCGTACTTACGGTAAAGATTTCGATAAGTATTACGCCCGCGCACAAGAGGAGCATAAGATCAATTTTGTTCGCTCTAAAGTCTACGAGGTAGAAGAGCTGCCCGACCAGAGCTTGTTGGTAAAGTACACCACCGAGGATGGCCAGGTGGCTCAAGAGCAGTTTGACCTGGTGGTGCTATCAGTGGGTCTTAGGCCCTCCCATGGCTCCCACCAACTAGCTGACTTGCTTGGCATCCAGCTCAATCATTATGATTTCTGCGCGACAGAAACTTTTAACCCAGTCGAGACTTCCCGACCCGGAGTCTTTGTCTGTGGAGCCTTCAGCGGACCAAAGGATATTCCGGAAACGGTGATGCAAGCCAGCGCTGCGGCTGGCAGTGCTTCGGCTATGTTGGCTCCAGTGCGTAAGACCCTGACCAAGGAAAAAACTTACCCGCCAGAAATCGATGTACGGGGGCAAGAGCCGCGGATTGGAGTCTTCGTGTGCCATTGCGGCATTAACATTGGTGGTGTCGTGGACGTTCCAGCGGTGAAGGAATATGCGGCCACTCTTCCGGATGTGGTGTTTGCCGATGAAAACCTATATACCTGTTCCCAGGATACTCAGGAAAAAATCAAGGAAAAGATCAAGGAGTACAACTTAAACCGGGTCGTGGTAGCTTCTTGCTCGCCCCGCACCCACGAGCCCATGTTCCAGGAAACCATCAAAGAAGCCGGCCTCAACCGCTATCTGTTTGAGATGGCCAACATCCGCGACCAATGCTCCTGGGTTCACATGCACGAAAAAGAAGCTGCTACCGCCAAAGCCAAAGATTTGGTGCGCTCGGCAGTAGCTAAAGCGCGCTTAATTGAGCCGTTGTCGCAGCTGGCTGTGGGCTTGACCAGGAAAGCTCTGGTAGTAGGGGGAGGAGTAGCGGGACTGACCAGCGCTTTGACCCTATCCCAGCAAGGTTACGAAGTTGTTCTAGTCGAAAGGACCAGCGAACTGGGCGGCCAGGCGCGCCATATTTACTACACGGTTGAGGGGGACGATGTCCAGGCCTATCTAAAAGGTTTAATTCAAGCAGTTAAGAAGGATCCCCGGATCACTGTACTTATGGAGACAGAGATCGCTGACGTTTCCGGGTTTGTAGGCAATTATAAGACGGTGCTCAAAAATCGTTGCACTGGCCTTACCCATGAGATTGAGCATGGTGTGGCTATAATTGCCACTGGAGGCATGGAGTACCAGCCCCAGGAGTACCTGTACGGACAGCATCCCCAGGTTCTTACCGGCCGGGAGCTGGAACGACGGATTGCTACCGCTGACCCCAACCTAAGTAAGTTAAAGGATATCGTCATGATCCAATGCGTAGGTTCGAGGGATGAAGAGCGGCCATACTGTAGCCGAATCTGTTGTACTCAGTCAATTAAGAACGCCCTCGCCCTAAAACAAATAAATCCGGATCTCAATATCTACATCCTGTACCGGGATATTCGAACCTACGGGTTCAAAGAGGATTACTACCGCCAGGCTCGTGACCAAGGAGTGGTATTTCTCCGCTATGAGCCCGACCACAAGCCTCAACTGACTGCCGATGCTAGCAGCGGTCGAATTAAAGTATCCCTGCAGGATCAGATCTTGGGCCAACCCCTAATTATTGAGGCTGACATGGTAGCGTTAGCTACGGCTATCATCCCCGCCGATGGAAGGCATGAATTGGCTCAATTCTTCAAGGTACCTTTAAACGAAGATGGTTTCTTCCTGGAGGCGCACGTGAAGCTTCGCCCGGTAGATTTTGCTACTGACGGAGTGTTCCTGGCGGGGCTGGCTCATTCACCTAAATCAATTTCCGAAAGCATTGCTCAAGCCAAGGCAGCGGCCTCCCGGGCGACTACCGTATTGGTAAAGGACCAGATTACCGCCGAGGGCATCGTAGCCTCCATCGATGAAAACCTGTGCGCTGGCTGCAAAGTATGCGTGGGCATTTGCTCCTACAATGCCATTACTTTTGACCCTGAGAGGGAAGTAGCAGTAGTTAATGAAGCTCTGTGTAAGGGATGTGGTACTTGCAGCGCAGCCTGCCCCTCTGGCGCCAACACGGCCAGAGGCTTCAAGACAGAACAAATCATGAACCAAATCGAAGCCTTATTAAGCGCCTAA
- a CDS encoding 4Fe-4S dicluster domain-containing protein, producing the protein MQVALSALDPKFKYEVANHPGGENIKYCFACGVCTAGCPVSEIDDRYNPRQIIRKILLGMREEVLGSDTIWLCISCNTCTAHCPQNVKFSDVMGALRAMAVDQGYVHKSFEAKVRVLDKLAQEIRRKLVMAVVDQRQHDFALDPDKLVQQVLAK; encoded by the coding sequence ATGCAAGTTGCTTTGAGCGCTTTGGACCCAAAATTTAAATACGAAGTAGCCAATCACCCAGGAGGGGAAAACATCAAGTATTGCTTCGCTTGTGGCGTATGTACAGCCGGTTGTCCTGTTTCAGAAATTGACGACCGTTACAATCCTCGTCAGATCATCCGGAAGATACTTTTAGGAATGCGGGAGGAAGTACTGGGTTCCGATACCATTTGGCTCTGTATCTCTTGCAACACTTGTACCGCTCATTGCCCCCAAAACGTTAAGTTCTCTGATGTTATGGGGGCTTTGCGGGCTATGGCGGTAGACCAAGGATACGTTCATAAATCTTTCGAGGCCAAGGTCAGAGTTCTAGATAAGCTGGCCCAGGAGATTCGCCGGAAGCTGGTAATGGCAGTAGTAGATCAGCGGCAGCATGATTTTGCCCTCGATCCTGATAAATTGGTGCAGCAAGTCTTGGCCAAGTAA
- a CDS encoding methylenetetrahydrofolate reductase translates to MKAGSNLEKVLAAGHFAVTAECGPPQGADRKVIERKAGYLKGYVDAVNVTDNQTSIVRMSSLASCVLLSQLGLEPTMQMTTRDRNRIALQSDIFGACALGIKNLLCLTGDHQRFGNHPTAKNVFDVDSIQFLQIVKTMRDEGKTAAGTDIEGRPALFIGAAANPFADPFEFRVLRLAKKVAAGADFIQTQCIFNVQKFAKWMEMVRDRGLHERTHILAGVTPLKSVGMARYMKESVAGMDVPDEIINRMRVAGKDKAREEGINICVETIEQLRQIEGVHGIHLMAIEWEEIVPTIVQRAGLYPRPQL, encoded by the coding sequence ATGAAAGCAGGAAGTAACCTTGAAAAAGTATTAGCAGCAGGTCACTTTGCAGTGACTGCTGAATGTGGCCCTCCCCAAGGTGCAGACCGAAAGGTCATTGAGCGGAAGGCTGGATACCTAAAGGGTTACGTAGATGCGGTTAATGTAACCGATAATCAAACCTCAATTGTTCGCATGTCGAGCCTGGCCAGTTGCGTCCTTTTGAGCCAGTTGGGTCTTGAGCCAACTATGCAGATGACTACCCGAGACCGGAATCGGATAGCTTTACAAAGCGATATCTTCGGAGCATGTGCATTGGGGATCAAGAACTTACTATGCCTTACCGGGGACCACCAAAGGTTCGGGAATCACCCTACGGCAAAGAACGTATTTGATGTAGATTCCATTCAGTTTCTCCAGATTGTAAAAACTATGCGGGATGAAGGCAAAACCGCTGCCGGGACTGATATTGAGGGTAGGCCAGCTCTATTCATTGGGGCAGCTGCCAATCCCTTTGCCGATCCCTTTGAATTTCGCGTACTTCGTCTTGCCAAGAAGGTGGCAGCCGGGGCGGACTTCATTCAGACCCAGTGTATTTTTAACGTTCAGAAATTCGCTAAGTGGATGGAAATGGTTCGCGATCGCGGGTTACATGAGAGAACTCATATCCTGGCCGGTGTCACGCCCCTAAAGTCGGTAGGTATGGCTCGGTACATGAAGGAAAGTGTAGCCGGGATGGATGTCCCAGATGAAATCATCAACCGGATGCGTGTAGCTGGAAAAGACAAGGCTAGAGAAGAAGGGATAAATATCTGCGTTGAGACCATCGAACAACTGCGACAGATAGAGGGCGTACACGGGATTCACCTGATGGCCATCGAGTGGGAAGAAATTGTTCCTACTATTGTCCAGCGGGCCGGCTTATACCCGCGGCCGCAACTCTAA
- a CDS encoding methylenetetrahydrofolate reductase C-terminal domain-containing protein: protein MIVGERKPLAEIWQMVSQHQRLLVVGCGTCVTVCLAGGEKEVGILASSLELIALRQNQNLKVVEKTIIRQCEKEMVRELEAEAREVEAIVSLGCGAGVQTIAEIFAGLPVYPGLNTSFIGIPEEQGVWSERCAACGNCILDRTGGICPIARCSKSLLNGPCGGSQNGKCEIDPTIDCGWQLIYDRLKTLGQLNKLEEILPPKDWSTNRDGGPRRIDRGDLRL, encoded by the coding sequence GTGATCGTTGGCGAACGGAAACCTCTGGCCGAAATCTGGCAAATGGTTTCACAACATCAAAGACTGCTAGTGGTGGGATGCGGTACCTGTGTTACGGTTTGCCTTGCTGGAGGCGAAAAAGAGGTCGGTATCTTGGCTTCTAGCCTTGAGCTTATAGCCCTTCGCCAAAACCAAAACCTAAAAGTGGTTGAGAAAACCATCATTCGCCAATGTGAAAAAGAAATGGTGAGAGAGCTAGAAGCCGAGGCTAGAGAAGTAGAAGCTATAGTCTCATTGGGATGCGGGGCCGGCGTTCAGACCATCGCCGAAATCTTCGCTGGTCTTCCAGTATATCCAGGACTAAACACTTCCTTTATAGGTATCCCTGAAGAACAAGGGGTTTGGTCAGAGCGGTGCGCCGCTTGCGGAAATTGCATTCTGGATCGTACTGGAGGTATCTGTCCCATAGCCCGCTGCTCCAAGAGCCTGCTCAATGGTCCTTGCGGTGGCTCGCAAAACGGTAAATGCGAGATTGATCCTACTATCGATTGTGGCTGGCAACTAATCTATGACCGCTTGAAAACCTTGGGGCAACTTAACAAGCTTGAGGAAATCCTGCCTCCTAAGGATTGGTCGACTAACCGCGATGGTGGTCCACGGAGGATAGATAGGGGAGATTTACGCCTATGA
- a CDS encoding hydrogenase iron-sulfur subunit → MITAFACFRSAYLATDQAVITGLLDPSEVNIVRVPCSGRVEVRDLLRAFRDGADGVLVLACPEGSCQDLTGNVRARQRVEYAQRLLEEIGIEKERLEMAALASMMVPQAADVIKEMLDTVRALGPCRGRVSQAEGVAK, encoded by the coding sequence GTGATCACAGCATTTGCCTGTTTTCGATCAGCCTACCTGGCTACCGATCAGGCGGTAATAACGGGATTGCTCGACCCGAGTGAGGTCAACATTGTTCGCGTTCCTTGCTCTGGACGGGTGGAAGTGCGCGATCTCCTAAGGGCCTTTCGAGATGGTGCGGACGGAGTTTTGGTGTTGGCTTGCCCAGAAGGTAGCTGCCAGGATCTTACCGGCAATGTTCGGGCTAGACAGCGGGTAGAATACGCTCAAAGACTCTTGGAAGAAATTGGCATAGAGAAGGAGCGCCTGGAAATGGCTGCTTTAGCCTCCATGATGGTACCGCAAGCTGCAGATGTGATAAAGGAAATGTTGGATACTGTCCGCGCTTTAGGTCCTTGCCGAGGCCGAGTATCTCAGGCAGAGGGGGTAGCAAAGTGA
- a CDS encoding CoB--CoM heterodisulfide reductase iron-sulfur subunit A family protein, translating into MNENLKIGVFLCKCGGALAKRIDFQKLLTQVNTFPGVSYSQVDSALCLAEGRVSIGRAIKEQGLNRVVIAGCSPSFHEETFMEALRDFGFDPQLMAMAALRERCFGEEATQRAAREVLAAVRKAALLVPLPEKAVSVEPAVAIIGGGLTGIEAALTAAQLGLRVTLIEKEKELGRRGSELYPEVLTKKLQELVQQPRITVSTGTELLAIKGQAGHFAISVKKGGQTSIVNAGAIIIASGVEPQTPPYFSPPQVIGLWQLPRILATSSEKFRRVGFLVDLAQESRLASHMAVEGALACKKNWASEAYILCRNVKVDGREWEGLYRQARDQGVIFFKFRDNPSVKLCGVQVEIVVNDIYLGGQPVSLACDLLVVEQELAVGPSIREIAREAGLTISPEGWLQDANVHLYPVLSNRPGIFYAGLCRWEQELEESLADARQAAESAASLLSGGKTWVLSGKVAIEAEKCALCLTCIRSCPHRAISIDPIRRAPYVDDLSCQGCGICAAECPGKALQLNGFTDAQMAVQLQLGEGWK; encoded by the coding sequence GTGAACGAGAACTTGAAAATCGGGGTATTTTTGTGTAAATGTGGCGGGGCTTTGGCAAAACGAATAGATTTTCAAAAGCTGTTGACCCAAGTCAACACTTTTCCCGGGGTGTCTTACTCGCAAGTGGACAGCGCTCTATGCTTGGCCGAGGGCCGGGTAAGCATAGGCAGGGCTATAAAAGAACAGGGCTTAAACCGGGTGGTAATTGCTGGTTGCTCTCCTAGTTTCCATGAGGAGACTTTCATGGAGGCGCTCCGGGACTTTGGCTTTGATCCTCAACTTATGGCCATGGCTGCTCTGAGGGAACGTTGCTTCGGAGAAGAAGCCACCCAGAGGGCTGCTCGCGAGGTGTTGGCCGCAGTCAGGAAGGCTGCATTGCTGGTACCTCTACCGGAAAAGGCAGTCTCAGTAGAGCCGGCGGTGGCGATAATAGGAGGCGGCCTTACCGGTATTGAAGCAGCCTTAACCGCGGCCCAGCTGGGGTTGAGGGTAACCCTGATAGAAAAGGAAAAGGAGTTGGGAAGGCGTGGTTCAGAGCTCTATCCGGAAGTACTAACCAAAAAGCTGCAAGAGCTGGTACAACAGCCCCGGATTACGGTTTCAACTGGCACAGAATTACTTGCAATTAAAGGACAAGCTGGCCATTTTGCAATCTCGGTGAAGAAAGGCGGGCAAACCTCTATCGTTAATGCGGGAGCCATCATTATAGCTAGTGGGGTCGAGCCTCAGACTCCGCCCTACTTTTCCCCTCCCCAGGTCATTGGCCTTTGGCAGCTACCCCGGATCCTAGCTACTTCCTCGGAAAAGTTTAGGCGAGTAGGGTTTCTTGTCGATTTAGCTCAGGAGTCGCGGTTAGCAAGCCACATGGCGGTTGAGGGTGCGCTCGCTTGTAAAAAGAATTGGGCTAGCGAAGCCTATATTCTTTGCCGCAATGTAAAGGTTGATGGCCGTGAATGGGAAGGCCTGTATCGACAGGCCCGAGACCAAGGTGTTATTTTCTTTAAATTTAGGGATAACCCGTCAGTAAAACTCTGTGGGGTACAAGTGGAGATCGTCGTCAACGATATCTACTTAGGTGGCCAGCCAGTTAGCCTTGCCTGCGATTTATTAGTGGTGGAGCAGGAACTAGCGGTAGGACCATCAATTCGAGAAATAGCCCGGGAAGCTGGACTTACCATTAGCCCTGAGGGCTGGCTCCAGGATGCTAACGTTCACCTCTACCCAGTTTTGTCCAACCGGCCTGGCATATTCTATGCGGGCCTGTGCCGTTGGGAGCAAGAATTGGAGGAAAGCTTGGCTGACGCTCGGCAAGCGGCAGAAAGCGCCGCCTCGTTGCTCAGTGGTGGGAAGACTTGGGTATTAAGTGGAAAGGTAGCTATAGAGGCTGAGAAGTGTGCGCTCTGTCTGACCTGCATTCGCAGCTGTCCACACCGGGCCATTAGCATCGATCCCATACGCCGTGCTCCCTACGTTGACGATTTATCCTGTCAGGGCTGTGGCATTTGTGCTGCCGAATGCCCCGGGAAAGCATTACAACTGAACGGCTTTACCGATGCACAGATGGCAGTACAACTGCAACTGGGGGAGGGGTGGAAGTGA
- a CDS encoding CoB--CoM heterodisulfide reductase iron-sulfur subunit A family protein yields MIKDKVLVIGGGIAGMSSAVELARSGFYVYLVDKAETLGGKALDYCCKATENCSRCGVCLVPKKAIETRTQPRVTVYNSASVARIIGEVGNFTVYLTRHLPPIDPHKCIACGECARGCPSQAIETSVTAGSKPTYTLARNRCQLYHGEPCSLCVDSCPVGALSFSRQPETMVLNVGAIIAATGFSHYDLRQGGGWGYQRFTNVLSGKDAESLIRRTGTLRLANGGIPQKVAFIQCVGSRNAQSNRGYCSQVCCKYALRIARLLKSQNQEVEITIFHMDIQSAGKAFWELYQECRESMAFVHGLPMEIFRGDNGKLLVRYEDIAKGQLAHTAFDLIILSTGILPGEGNVELARMLGISLDRYGFFAGRSQDACVTNRRGVFIAGACQGPKDIAGSLAQGLEAAGKVKAALCS; encoded by the coding sequence TTGATTAAAGACAAGGTGCTGGTCATAGGTGGAGGCATAGCCGGCATGAGTTCCGCGGTAGAATTAGCCCGTAGCGGCTTTTATGTTTACTTGGTTGATAAAGCCGAAACTCTGGGCGGAAAGGCTCTAGATTATTGTTGCAAGGCGACTGAGAATTGCAGCCGTTGCGGCGTGTGTTTAGTCCCCAAAAAAGCAATCGAAACCAGAACCCAGCCTCGAGTTACGGTGTATAATTCTGCCTCAGTGGCAAGAATAATCGGAGAAGTAGGTAACTTTACGGTTTATCTAACCCGTCATCTTCCGCCGATTGACCCCCATAAGTGCATAGCCTGCGGCGAATGCGCCAGGGGTTGTCCTAGCCAGGCAATAGAAACGAGCGTGACTGCGGGCAGCAAGCCAACTTATACGCTAGCTCGGAACCGTTGCCAGTTATACCACGGTGAACCTTGTAGCCTTTGCGTTGATTCTTGCCCGGTTGGGGCATTAAGTTTCAGCCGGCAGCCCGAAACAATGGTCCTAAATGTTGGAGCGATAATAGCTGCCACTGGTTTTTCCCATTACGATCTTCGCCAAGGGGGAGGTTGGGGTTACCAGCGGTTTACCAATGTCCTTTCTGGTAAGGATGCTGAATCGCTTATCCGACGTACCGGTACCCTCCGCTTAGCCAATGGTGGCATCCCTCAAAAGGTGGCGTTCATTCAATGCGTTGGTTCCAGAAATGCCCAAAGTAACCGGGGGTATTGTTCCCAGGTTTGCTGTAAATACGCCCTGCGGATTGCCAGGCTACTTAAAAGCCAGAATCAGGAAGTAGAAATTACTATTTTTCATATGGATATCCAATCGGCTGGCAAGGCATTTTGGGAACTGTACCAAGAGTGTCGCGAGAGCATGGCCTTCGTTCACGGGCTACCAATGGAAATTTTCCGCGGTGACAACGGTAAGCTACTAGTTCGCTATGAAGATATTGCCAAAGGCCAGCTTGCCCACACTGCTTTTGATCTCATTATTTTATCTACTGGTATTCTACCTGGAGAAGGAAATGTTGAGCTGGCTAGGATGTTAGGCATCAGCTTAGATCGCTACGGTTTCTTTGCCGGCCGATCCCAGGACGCATGTGTTACCAACCGCCGGGGAGTGTTCATAGCTGGTGCTTGCCAAGGACCCAAGGATATAGCTGGGTCGTTAGCTCAAGGCTTGGAAGCAGCAGGGAAGGTAAAAGCAGCGCTTTGCAGTTAG